In Candidatus Bathyarchaeia archaeon, the following are encoded in one genomic region:
- a CDS encoding DEAD/DEAH box helicase: protein MTTEPTENVFTLLAKPLQEAVKERGFSVPTEPQRRAIPLILEGKNVLLIAPTATGKTEAAFLPILNNLITTPERPQGVAVIYITPLRALNRDLLERLEWWCKRLDVKVAVRHGDTEVSERSRQARSPPEVLITTPETLQAILPGKLMRRHLRAVKWVIIDEIHELASDKRGSQLVLGLERLRWIVERDFQVVGLSATIGSPDRVAKFLVGMRSCEIVKVSIARDIKLQILYPKPSSEDYELAAKLYTHPEVAARLRVIRDMIEKHNSVLLFTNTRSVAEVLASRFKVWDLNFPVSIHHGSLAKPSRVMAEKGLKSGKLKGLVCTSSLELGIDVGRIDLVVQYNSPRQVTRLVQRVGRSGHRIGRIPKGVVVTLDSDDTLEAMVIARRAMADDLEPVFIPEKPYDALTHQLVGLIIQKGRWHFLEVLKLFKSTYPYRDLDEVDLEKVLTYMHNRFPRLAWLSAEDQVFLRPKKTKDLYEYYFGNLSMIPDEKQFLVVDEASESPIGVLDEAFVAEFGEPGVKFIVRGSAWKILSIHEDKVYVKAVEDPTGAIPSWVGEEIPVPFDVAMEVGGIRRFVEERLKAGSTRDQIASELSTRYPAARSVIGDAISEILDQIAQGYPVPSDSRITVEEWEDYIILQCCFGSLVNKTLARMLGHLLSDRIGQVVGVQEDPYRIVIRTEKGLKVKDVLDVLHSLTKSDIDSLAVEAVTKTGIFKRRLIHVARKFGALSKQADFSTISLKQLLDGFKGTVIFDEALKDTLNTDMDLENTKEVLKRIEEGSITITPITNLKEATPTARIGVTKIGRKTDLIPPEKMRSILVKSARARLLNEAAVFVCTNCWKYLATLQIKGLPSKLRCPHCGSAAIGMAKDAEDSVRDISERKVKTFKGKEEKLYRYILDSAKLISSYGSTAALALAGHGLRPEDIEDLLIKVKRPDEEFFEGIIEAEKKALRRRFW, encoded by the coding sequence ATGACCACGGAGCCGACGGAGAACGTGTTTACGCTATTGGCCAAACCACTCCAGGAGGCCGTAAAGGAGAGAGGTTTCTCTGTCCCTACCGAACCTCAAAGGCGGGCAATACCTCTAATCCTCGAGGGTAAGAATGTCCTACTCATCGCACCTACAGCCACCGGCAAGACTGAAGCTGCCTTCCTCCCGATCTTGAACAACCTCATCACCACACCTGAGAGGCCCCAGGGAGTTGCCGTCATCTACATAACCCCCCTCAGGGCATTAAACCGTGACCTCCTAGAACGGCTAGAATGGTGGTGTAAACGACTAGACGTGAAGGTTGCGGTAAGGCATGGCGACACAGAGGTTTCGGAGAGGAGCAGACAGGCCCGAAGTCCGCCTGAGGTGTTAATAACTACCCCTGAGACACTCCAGGCAATCCTTCCCGGGAAGCTTATGCGCCGCCACCTAAGAGCAGTCAAATGGGTTATCATCGACGAGATCCATGAGCTAGCTTCCGATAAGCGGGGAAGCCAACTTGTCCTTGGTCTGGAGAGGCTTAGATGGATAGTTGAGAGGGACTTCCAGGTGGTGGGCCTCTCAGCCACAATTGGCTCTCCAGACAGGGTTGCGAAGTTTTTGGTAGGCATGAGAAGCTGTGAGATAGTCAAGGTTTCTATAGCCCGGGACATTAAACTCCAGATCCTCTACCCTAAGCCTTCTAGCGAAGACTATGAGCTTGCGGCGAAACTCTACACCCACCCGGAGGTAGCTGCTAGGCTCCGCGTAATCAGGGATATGATAGAGAAACATAACTCTGTCCTCCTCTTCACCAATACCAGATCTGTGGCTGAAGTTTTAGCGAGCAGGTTCAAGGTTTGGGATCTAAATTTTCCGGTGAGCATACATCACGGCAGCCTAGCCAAACCATCTAGAGTCATGGCGGAGAAGGGCCTTAAGAGTGGCAAGCTGAAAGGCCTAGTATGTACAAGCTCTCTAGAGTTAGGCATCGATGTTGGAAGGATCGACTTGGTCGTCCAATATAACTCCCCACGGCAGGTCACGAGGCTGGTTCAGCGAGTAGGCAGGAGCGGACATAGGATAGGCCGTATACCTAAAGGCGTTGTGGTAACACTAGACTCAGATGATACCCTTGAAGCAATGGTCATCGCGAGGCGGGCCATGGCTGACGACCTCGAACCAGTGTTCATCCCTGAGAAGCCTTACGATGCACTAACTCACCAACTGGTAGGGCTCATAATCCAGAAGGGCAGATGGCACTTCCTCGAGGTTCTGAAACTCTTCAAATCGACCTACCCGTATAGAGATCTGGATGAGGTCGACCTCGAGAAAGTTCTCACATACATGCATAATAGGTTTCCCAGACTGGCTTGGTTGTCCGCTGAGGATCAGGTCTTCCTCAGACCCAAGAAGACAAAGGACCTTTATGAATACTACTTTGGAAATCTTTCCATGATCCCGGACGAGAAGCAGTTCCTCGTAGTGGACGAGGCTTCGGAATCCCCTATAGGGGTGCTAGATGAAGCATTCGTGGCTGAATTCGGCGAACCCGGTGTGAAATTTATAGTCAGAGGCAGCGCTTGGAAGATCCTAAGCATCCATGAAGATAAGGTTTACGTTAAGGCTGTGGAGGACCCCACAGGAGCTATACCAAGCTGGGTTGGGGAAGAGATTCCAGTGCCCTTCGATGTAGCGATGGAGGTCGGCGGTATTCGGCGATTCGTAGAAGAGAGGCTTAAAGCTGGTAGTACCAGAGACCAGATCGCGAGTGAACTCTCAACCAGATATCCGGCTGCTAGAAGCGTTATCGGTGATGCCATCAGCGAGATTCTCGATCAAATCGCCCAAGGTTATCCGGTTCCTTCTGACAGTAGGATTACCGTCGAGGAGTGGGAAGACTACATAATCCTACAGTGCTGCTTCGGCTCCCTCGTAAATAAGACGCTGGCCAGAATGCTTGGCCACCTCCTCTCGGATAGGATCGGCCAAGTGGTCGGAGTTCAGGAAGATCCCTACCGAATAGTTATCCGTACAGAAAAGGGTCTGAAGGTCAAGGACGTATTGGACGTTCTCCACAGCCTCACCAAATCAGATATCGATAGTTTGGCAGTTGAAGCAGTCACCAAGACTGGCATCTTCAAGCGTAGGCTGATCCATGTTGCTAGAAAGTTTGGGGCGCTCTCAAAGCAGGCTGACTTCAGTACTATAAGCCTGAAGCAGTTGCTCGACGGTTTTAAAGGGACAGTCATCTTCGATGAGGCACTTAAAGATACATTAAACACCGATATGGATTTAGAAAACACAAAAGAGGTCCTCAAAAGAATCGAGGAGGGCTCAATCACGATAACGCCTATCACAAACCTCAAGGAGGCCACGCCGACGGCGAGAATCGGAGTCACGAAGATAGGTCGAAAGACCGATCTTATCCCGCCTGAGAAGATGAGGAGCATACTTGTCAAGTCAGCTCGAGCGAGGTTGCTGAATGAAGCCGCAGTCTTCGTATGCACTAATTGCTGGAAATATCTAGCAACTTTACAGATAAAGGGCCTTCCCAGTAAACTAAGATGCCCCCACTGCGGCTCCGCAGCGATAGGCATGGCTAAGGATGCCGAAGACAGTGTGAGAGATATTTCAGAGAGAAAAGTGAAAACATTCAAAGGCAAGGAGGAGAAACTCTACAGGTATATCCTCGACTCAGCCAAGCTCATATCAAGCTACGGGAGTACTGCGGCATTGGCCCTCGCAGGGCACGGTCTCCGTCCAGAGGATATAGAAGACCTCCTCATTAAAGTCAAGAGGCCCGATGAAGAGTTCTTCGAAGGCATCATCGAGGCCGAAAAGAAGGCGCTCCGAAGAAGGTTCTGGTAA
- a CDS encoding signal peptidase I: MIQGEDSCGAEADRKTLTSSRKEWLRMGVTLAATVLVIVGVWAGMVYLLQTSNPIAFVTGTSMLPVMREGDLVVLKGTSAQEISRDFQAGDSNIIIVFRSPSSNTFIIHRVIAVEYDDLNNPVGFRTQGYNVPYPDPGTVKESDIVGRVIYCVPYLGYLIIFFGSLEGRIISGAIIVILVIWTVVDERRRVGQAKQA, from the coding sequence GTGATTCAAGGGGAAGATAGCTGCGGCGCCGAGGCAGATCGGAAGACCTTGACCTCTTCTAGGAAGGAGTGGCTTCGTATGGGTGTAACTTTGGCAGCTACGGTTCTGGTGATTGTGGGCGTGTGGGCAGGTATGGTATATCTTCTCCAAACTTCAAATCCTATAGCTTTTGTAACTGGGACTAGCATGTTGCCGGTTATGAGGGAGGGGGATCTGGTGGTTTTAAAGGGCACAAGCGCTCAAGAGATCTCTAGGGACTTTCAGGCTGGTGACAGCAACATTATCATAGTCTTCAGGAGCCCGAGTTCTAATACGTTCATAATTCACAGGGTGATCGCTGTAGAGTATGATGATCTGAATAATCCGGTTGGCTTTAGAACGCAGGGCTATAATGTCCCTTACCCTGACCCGGGAACCGTCAAGGAGAGCGATATTGTTGGAAGGGTGATATATTGTGTCCCCTACCTTGGTTACCTAATAATCTTTTTCGGCTCTCTTGAAGGTAGGATCATAAGCGGCGCGATCATAGTTATATTGGTCATCTGGACTGTGGTTGATGAGAGAAGGAGAGTTGGACAGGCAAAGCAGGCTTAG
- a CDS encoding TATA-box-binding protein — translation MPKAKATVNIENVVASATLEHTVDLDAITKSFPTAEYRPEQFPGLVFRLKKPKTATLIFNSGKMVCTGAKSEAQAIKAVEKVVKELKSRGIVIIGKTKTQIQNIVASANLNGHIDLEQAAYRLGRTLYEPEQFPGLIYRMDEPKVVILLFASGKLVCTGAKKEEEVYASVNKLHQRLEDEKIIHYD, via the coding sequence TTGCCGAAAGCCAAGGCTACCGTCAATATTGAGAACGTTGTAGCTTCCGCTACATTGGAACATACAGTAGATCTGGACGCCATAACTAAATCCTTCCCCACTGCTGAGTATAGGCCTGAACAGTTTCCCGGTTTGGTCTTCAGGTTGAAGAAGCCAAAGACGGCAACTCTGATTTTTAACTCTGGGAAGATGGTTTGTACTGGTGCAAAGTCGGAAGCTCAGGCGATCAAGGCTGTTGAGAAGGTTGTTAAGGAGTTGAAGAGCCGCGGTATAGTAATAATAGGGAAGACGAAGACTCAGATCCAGAATATAGTAGCTTCAGCTAACCTCAATGGGCATATAGATCTTGAGCAGGCGGCTTACCGGTTGGGGAGGACGCTCTACGAACCTGAGCAGTTCCCAGGCTTAATCTATAGGATGGATGAGCCGAAGGTGGTGATCCTCCTCTTCGCCAGTGGAAAGCTTGTCTGTACTGGAGCGAAGAAGGAGGAGGAGGTCTACGCCTCGGTGAACAAGCTCCACCAGAGGCTTGAGGATGAGAAGATAATACACTATGACTGA
- a CDS encoding kinase translates to MRVYVKTPARLHLGIINPTGSFGRMYGSIGVAVDRPNVVLEASPNREIEVVGDEAELAEAAAKRFLRFHGIDAGVRLVVRQMIPRHVGLGSGTQLSLAVAAALSKLLGVGLSVRQLAAIMGRGSISGIGTAAFEGGGFILDGGLRCGDGVVAPTSGIPPLLVRRSFPEDWFFVVAIPGVGRGLSGETEISVFKEFKCSDVNLGEICRLILMRMLPALEEEDIEVFGESLTRIQRFVGEFFRNYQGGIFGSLLGAECIDLMLREGAYGVGQSSWGPAVYGLVRGLEAARSLTEVVWRFISRGVGGLVFHAAADNRGAQISVE, encoded by the coding sequence TTGCGAGTCTACGTCAAGACCCCCGCAAGGCTCCACTTAGGCATAATTAATCCAACTGGAAGTTTTGGCCGTATGTATGGCTCTATCGGTGTCGCTGTAGATCGGCCAAATGTCGTGTTGGAGGCATCCCCAAACCGAGAAATTGAGGTTGTAGGTGATGAGGCTGAACTTGCGGAGGCCGCTGCGAAGAGGTTTCTGAGGTTTCACGGTATAGATGCAGGTGTTCGCCTCGTTGTTAGGCAGATGATTCCTCGACATGTCGGGCTTGGGTCTGGGACGCAGTTATCCCTTGCAGTAGCCGCAGCCTTGTCTAAGCTGTTGGGGGTTGGGTTGTCTGTCAGGCAGCTGGCTGCAATCATGGGTAGAGGTTCAATCTCAGGGATAGGTACGGCTGCGTTTGAAGGTGGAGGCTTCATATTAGATGGTGGGCTAAGATGCGGAGACGGTGTAGTTGCCCCAACTTCGGGTATCCCTCCACTCCTTGTTCGCCGAAGTTTTCCAGAGGACTGGTTCTTCGTTGTTGCGATCCCAGGTGTGGGGAGGGGGCTAAGTGGTGAGACTGAAATATCAGTGTTCAAGGAGTTCAAGTGTAGTGATGTAAACTTGGGAGAGATCTGCCGCCTAATTCTTATGAGGATGCTGCCAGCCTTAGAGGAGGAGGATATAGAGGTATTCGGAGAATCCCTCACTCGTATTCAGAGGTTTGTTGGCGAATTTTTCCGAAACTACCAAGGCGGAATATTCGGTAGCCTTCTTGGGGCTGAGTGCATAGATTTGATGCTTAGAGAGGGTGCGTATGGGGTAGGTCAGAGTTCATGGGGCCCAGCGGTATATGGGTTGGTTCGTGGGTTGGAGGCTGCGAGGTCTCTAACAGAGGTGGTGTGGAGATTCATCTCTCGAGGTGTTGGGGGGCTGGTTTTCCATGCGGCAGCAGACAATAGAGGTGCACAGATTAGCGTCGAGTAA
- a CDS encoding DUF447 family protein, with amino-acid sequence MPECELIKLGFTKGETVEVIVSTYNGRGEPNAAPMGVTLEEGRLVIRPYLTSHTYLNLVVKGCGVVNLTSDPELFYRTAVKGRSEMEAVPCEWFIAAESVDAPRLKGAEAYLEFQVVGQSKISVERAQFICVASRLEVKKVYPKPYSRATFALIESIIYATKVREYLSSGRVKEVEPLLLLINHYKDLIGRVAPASRYALLMADLVSKVESWRAELCESTSRPPQGST; translated from the coding sequence GTGCCAGAATGTGAACTTATAAAACTAGGCTTTACCAAAGGCGAGACAGTTGAGGTGATAGTCTCCACTTATAATGGGAGAGGAGAGCCCAATGCAGCGCCCATGGGCGTAACCTTAGAGGAAGGGAGGCTAGTTATACGCCCCTACCTCACTTCTCATACTTACCTCAACCTCGTTGTGAAAGGGTGCGGCGTCGTTAACTTGACATCAGACCCGGAGCTATTCTATAGAACCGCCGTTAAGGGGCGGAGTGAAATGGAAGCTGTTCCATGTGAATGGTTTATAGCGGCCGAATCGGTTGACGCTCCAAGATTGAAGGGGGCTGAGGCTTACTTAGAATTTCAGGTGGTTGGTCAGTCTAAGATAAGCGTTGAGAGGGCGCAGTTTATTTGTGTAGCCTCACGGCTTGAAGTTAAGAAGGTTTATCCTAAACCCTACTCTAGGGCTACGTTCGCTCTTATAGAGAGTATAATCTATGCGACCAAGGTGAGGGAATATTTATCCTCAGGCAGAGTTAAAGAGGTGGAACCGTTGCTCTTACTGATAAACCATTACAAAGATCTAATAGGCAGGGTGGCGCCAGCCTCACGTTACGCTCTCTTAATGGCGGATCTAGTCAGTAAGGTCGAGTCTTGGAGGGCTGAACTTTGCGAGTCTACGTCAAGACCCCCGCAAGGCTCCACTTAG
- a CDS encoding 6-hydroxymethylpterin diphosphokinase MptE-like protein, with protein MKLEDWWPWYEKIAKIFYLNPAEDQRAADLLSSIIGKRAAHLEDLRRKVEGRPVIIFGAGPSLEENLGEALKVIDRFEWCIVSADGATTALMKANLTPELIVTDLDGRIKDILEAQKAGALTVIHAHGDNIEALKGYLPVFHGEMVGTTQVQPRLGVYNFGGFTDGDRCAFLAEALDAVLIVLAGMDLGSVVGKYSKPHLEADSPAWEAKRKKHQIAKELLSWLSKHSRMKILNATGCGEKIWGVPNIRFENLARWRNLTVS; from the coding sequence ATGAAACTGGAAGACTGGTGGCCCTGGTATGAGAAGATAGCCAAGATCTTCTACTTGAATCCCGCCGAAGATCAGAGGGCAGCAGACCTACTCAGCAGCATCATAGGAAAGAGAGCCGCCCACCTCGAAGATTTAAGGCGGAAGGTGGAAGGCAGACCTGTGATTATCTTCGGAGCAGGCCCCTCCTTGGAAGAGAATTTGGGAGAAGCACTTAAAGTGATAGACCGCTTTGAATGGTGCATAGTCTCAGCCGATGGTGCGACAACGGCCCTTATGAAGGCTAATCTTACCCCCGAGCTTATAGTCACCGACCTTGATGGGAGGATTAAGGATATACTAGAGGCTCAGAAGGCTGGAGCTCTGACCGTCATCCACGCTCATGGCGACAATATTGAGGCCTTGAAAGGCTATCTGCCCGTCTTCCACGGCGAAATGGTTGGAACCACACAGGTTCAGCCGCGGCTAGGCGTCTACAACTTCGGCGGCTTCACCGATGGAGACCGCTGCGCCTTCCTTGCTGAAGCACTTGACGCCGTACTCATTGTTCTGGCTGGAATGGATCTTGGCTCAGTGGTGGGCAAGTACTCGAAGCCACACCTTGAAGCTGACAGCCCGGCTTGGGAGGCGAAGCGTAAGAAACACCAAATAGCCAAGGAACTCTTGTCTTGGCTCTCGAAGCATTCCAGAATGAAGATATTAAACGCCACAGGTTGCGGGGAGAAGATATGGGGAGTCCCGAACATTCGATTCGAGAACTTAGCCAGATGGAGAAACCTCACCGTTAGCTAA
- a CDS encoding dihydropteroate synthase-like protein, translating to MKVLVVTGQLASDTVKRYVRKSPVPIEVMVLPKQVAALMTTRYIAEALASRDLTGFDMILVPGMMMGDTLQIQKKVGVPTFKGPRQAADLPAVLNQIAHDKKMLSTTRPACELLGDNLKRRAIKELNRLRSETAEKAKRLGKFAIGSDAGRVWVGRDLPPLILAEIVNAQQLSKRELQQWARYYVRSGADIIDVGMAAGGGQPEGAARAVKVLKQTVRKPVSIDSNDVEEIRSAVEAGVDLILSVNADNMPAVAKFASEVPVVVTPISTESTPTGVAEKVANLERNIAQAKSLGFKRIIGDLILNPPLLPSLQSSLEAYYRFAERNPETPLLMGIGNVTELVDVDSIGVNFILAALGFELGAAVLFTTEASDKTRGCVRELSTAVQMLQLAKKRGSPPKDLGADLLIFKEKRRVEPPAEKLPLNVKVVNAAERPKFTYDQKGCFKIALDRRRGKIIMYHYPTGSTKPKLVIRGRRPVELYTAAIAEGLISSLSHAAYLGSELEKARLALETGRSYIQDRTTESVFYKGQTF from the coding sequence TTGAAGGTTCTCGTAGTTACAGGCCAGCTGGCCTCCGACACCGTAAAACGCTATGTAAGGAAGAGCCCCGTGCCCATAGAAGTTATGGTTCTGCCCAAACAGGTAGCCGCCCTAATGACGACGCGTTATATCGCGGAGGCACTGGCATCTAGAGATCTTACAGGCTTTGACATGATACTTGTCCCAGGGATGATGATGGGAGACACGCTCCAAATACAGAAGAAAGTCGGGGTGCCGACTTTCAAGGGCCCAAGGCAAGCAGCTGACCTCCCAGCAGTTCTAAACCAAATAGCCCACGACAAGAAGATGCTGTCCACCACTAGACCAGCCTGCGAGTTGCTTGGAGATAACTTGAAGAGGAGGGCCATTAAAGAATTGAACCGCCTTAGGTCGGAGACAGCTGAAAAGGCAAAGAGACTAGGCAAATTCGCCATAGGCTCCGACGCGGGGAGAGTCTGGGTAGGAAGAGACCTCCCCCCACTTATATTAGCTGAGATCGTGAACGCACAACAACTCAGCAAAAGAGAACTCCAACAGTGGGCACGCTACTATGTTAGATCTGGGGCTGACATCATAGATGTAGGGATGGCTGCAGGTGGGGGGCAGCCAGAGGGAGCTGCGCGGGCTGTCAAAGTTCTCAAGCAAACCGTCAGGAAGCCTGTCAGCATCGACTCAAATGATGTAGAGGAGATAAGATCAGCGGTTGAGGCAGGGGTAGACCTGATTCTTAGTGTGAACGCTGATAATATGCCGGCAGTTGCGAAATTCGCCTCTGAGGTTCCAGTGGTCGTGACACCTATCTCCACAGAGTCAACTCCTACAGGCGTGGCTGAGAAGGTTGCCAACTTGGAGAGGAATATAGCCCAAGCGAAATCCCTCGGATTCAAGCGGATTATTGGTGACCTCATTCTGAATCCACCACTCCTACCAAGCCTCCAGAGTTCTCTAGAGGCATACTACAGGTTTGCTGAGAGGAACCCCGAAACCCCGCTACTCATGGGGATAGGTAATGTAACCGAGCTGGTGGACGTAGATTCGATAGGCGTTAACTTCATCCTCGCAGCTCTCGGGTTTGAACTTGGGGCAGCTGTCCTCTTCACCACAGAGGCGAGTGACAAGACGAGAGGCTGCGTCAGAGAACTCTCAACAGCCGTCCAGATGCTCCAGTTGGCGAAAAAGAGAGGCTCACCCCCCAAGGATCTGGGAGCAGATCTTCTCATCTTTAAAGAAAAGCGAAGAGTGGAGCCTCCAGCTGAGAAGTTACCCTTGAACGTGAAGGTAGTGAACGCGGCGGAGAGACCAAAGTTTACTTACGATCAAAAAGGCTGCTTTAAGATAGCCCTTGACCGGCGGCGTGGAAAGATAATCATGTACCATTACCCTACTGGCTCGACTAAACCTAAACTGGTGATCAGAGGGCGTAGACCAGTCGAACTATACACGGCAGCCATAGCGGAGGGGCTCATCTCAAGTCTAAGCCATGCAGCATACTTAGGCAGCGAGTTGGAGAAGGCACGCTTGGCGCTTGAAACGGGTAGGAGCTATATCCAAGACAGAACTACCGAAAGCGTATTCTATAAGGGCCAAACTTTCTGA
- the mptA gene encoding GTP cyclohydrolase MptA, whose protein sequence is MKLPDVQNKRAAIPISLQKVGVVGVKTPIGYVSFHGKPVVIIPTFDVFIDLPSKLKGIHASRSYEVILEIIGRHVGQTYKLEDICAVIAKELLNHHVYATRSEVKAYGEAILEKPTPKLRKISYESCDLTARAVGKRGAEEGEFKIRKQIGVGITGLTACPCAQEILRDISKKSLTGFKGIPKEVADKFLDSIPIATHMQRSYSSIFTDVPEGFELDAARIADVIEDSMSAPTFGLLKRSDEAEVVKMAAERPRFVEDCIRHMMRNFIRSFPELPDTVVVEFKVRSSESVHKHDLVTRRKITVGELRRELRRACHSDQPATPQP, encoded by the coding sequence ATGAAACTGCCTGACGTGCAGAACAAACGGGCAGCCATCCCGATCTCGCTTCAGAAAGTTGGTGTTGTGGGAGTTAAGACGCCAATAGGCTATGTTTCATTCCATGGGAAACCTGTGGTGATAATCCCCACTTTTGACGTCTTCATAGATTTACCCTCGAAGCTCAAAGGCATCCACGCTTCGAGGAGCTATGAGGTGATACTTGAGATTATTGGGAGGCATGTAGGTCAGACATATAAACTCGAGGACATCTGCGCCGTCATAGCCAAGGAACTACTAAATCATCATGTGTATGCTACTAGATCCGAGGTGAAAGCTTACGGAGAAGCTATTCTAGAAAAACCTACACCCAAGCTTAGGAAGATCTCATACGAGTCATGCGACCTCACCGCAAGAGCTGTGGGAAAAAGGGGGGCCGAGGAGGGTGAGTTTAAAATTAGGAAGCAAATCGGAGTTGGAATTACAGGTCTAACAGCGTGCCCCTGCGCCCAAGAGATCCTCCGCGACATCTCCAAGAAGAGTTTAACAGGTTTCAAAGGGATCCCGAAGGAGGTAGCTGACAAATTTTTAGATTCCATACCGATAGCCACACATATGCAGCGGAGTTACAGCTCTATCTTTACGGATGTACCAGAGGGATTCGAGTTAGATGCAGCTCGAATCGCGGACGTAATTGAAGACTCAATGAGTGCCCCAACATTTGGGCTTTTGAAGAGGAGTGATGAGGCGGAGGTAGTTAAGATGGCGGCGGAGAGACCCAGATTCGTGGAGGACTGCATAAGGCATATGATGCGAAATTTCATAAGGAGCTTTCCTGAACTTCCAGATACAGTGGTTGTGGAATTTAAGGTTAGAAGCAGCGAGAGTGTTCATAAACACGACCTAGTGACTAGAAGAAAGATTACCGTGGGCGAACTCAGACGCGAGCTAAGGCGGGCATGCCATAGCGATCAGCCTGCCACCCCTCAACCTTAA
- a CDS encoding dihydroneopterin aldolase family protein: protein MKDPAVKYFAKGTTERERAAFEGGIALAALYHQFVGTPISGADLKAVRALEKAMEQTAKLQPFREDVKVKVNTKTPKERASPYDYETLMGDHLDVTVNIRYGKAKATARLRYIPELDYPLMYIEEIGEEL, encoded by the coding sequence ATGAAGGACCCAGCCGTTAAGTACTTTGCTAAAGGAACCACTGAGAGGGAGAGGGCAGCATTTGAAGGGGGAATAGCCCTCGCTGCTCTCTACCACCAGTTCGTCGGGACGCCTATATCCGGGGCTGACCTCAAGGCGGTAAGAGCGCTCGAGAAGGCTATGGAGCAGACGGCTAAGCTTCAGCCCTTCAGGGAAGATGTAAAAGTCAAGGTCAACACTAAAACACCGAAGGAAAGAGCTAGCCCCTACGACTATGAGACCCTGATGGGCGATCATCTTGATGTTACCGTTAATATCCGATATGGCAAGGCAAAGGCTACAGCCAGACTGAGATACATACCTGAGCTTGATTATCCGCTTATGTATATCGAGGAAATCGGTGAGGAATTATAG
- a CDS encoding nucleotidyltransferase domain-containing protein, protein MKTYIRLAPREGDYLETPDRIIFSVKGIIHPPDRVVAYPKYIQTKEGWRRRQGRCYERIPSLSEACKLLRSRFPEFFPYDPVFGCEQGEVPRSKILRYFTPVSALAGLRRLVRLDPLQHCTLALAGLLRHKSRIQLSKVGVSGSIMLGLHTPESDIDLVFYGEESCRKVYRTLRELALSKLEGVRLYEEEDLKALYRSRVLDTSMPYEDFLRIERGKVLQGKFQGRDYFIRLVKEPSEIGETYGEAYYKAEGEVEFKAEVVDDCDSIFTPCRYLIENIEYSKGLKVDDLKEVVSFRGRFCEQARRGDTISVRGKLEKVCKRDVVYHRVVVGNQRQEYILTVK, encoded by the coding sequence TTGAAAACCTATATTAGGTTGGCACCTCGGGAAGGTGACTATCTGGAAACCCCAGATAGGATTATCTTCAGCGTTAAAGGCATAATCCACCCCCCAGACCGTGTAGTAGCTTACCCAAAATACATCCAAACCAAGGAAGGTTGGAGACGAAGGCAGGGTCGGTGCTACGAACGGATCCCAAGCCTTAGTGAAGCCTGCAAACTACTTAGGAGTAGGTTTCCAGAGTTTTTCCCTTACGACCCCGTATTCGGTTGTGAACAAGGGGAGGTCCCACGCTCGAAGATCTTGCGCTACTTCACACCCGTGTCAGCCCTAGCTGGTCTGCGGAGATTGGTGAGGCTTGACCCCTTGCAACACTGCACGCTAGCTCTCGCGGGCCTCCTGAGGCACAAATCACGAATTCAATTGAGTAAAGTTGGCGTCTCCGGCTCGATCATGCTAGGGCTTCACACGCCAGAATCGGATATCGACCTAGTCTTCTATGGCGAAGAGAGTTGCCGGAAGGTATACCGCACTCTAAGGGAACTCGCCCTCTCGAAGTTAGAGGGCGTTAGGCTATATGAGGAGGAGGATTTGAAGGCACTCTACCGCTCCCGGGTTTTAGATACATCTATGCCCTACGAGGATTTTCTGAGAATTGAACGCGGCAAGGTGCTTCAAGGCAAGTTTCAAGGGCGAGATTACTTCATCAGGTTGGTTAAAGAGCCTAGCGAGATTGGGGAGACTTATGGTGAAGCCTACTATAAGGCTGAGGGGGAAGTTGAATTTAAGGCTGAGGTGGTCGATGACTGTGACTCAATATTTACGCCTTGCCGCTACCTGATAGAAAACATTGAATATTCAAAGGGGCTGAAGGTTGATGATTTGAAGGAGGTGGTTTCTTTTAGAGGGAGGTTCTGTGAGCAAGCCCGGAGAGGGGACACTATCTCCGTTAGGGGAAAGCTGGAGAAGGTTTGTAAGAGAGACGTAGTATATCATAGGGTAGTGGTTGGAAACCAGCGCCAAGAATACATTCTTACGGTGAAGTGA